TTTTGTTACATGTCATGTCTCTTTTGCTTCAGCATGCTCGCTAAGATTACACACTAGGGCAGCATCATGCCGACATTGTTTGGTTCAGTATAAAAGAAAGCAAAACTAGAGGTTTGGGCTAGAGGTTTCATTTTTCTATTGACTTTGGGGCATTAGAGCTGTGGACATTGTTAAGTGACAGTAAATACAGATTAATAGTGGTGAAAAACTATTTGGCTGTTCTGCTTGTAACTGACTGTGAACCaccatttgtttttaacaggaACGCCTGAGTTCATGGCTCCAGAGATGTATGAGGAGCACTATGATGAGTCTGTGGATGTCTACGCTTTCGGAATGTGCATGCTGGAGATGGCCACCTCAGAGTACCCGTACTCTGAGTGCCAAAATGCTGCTCAGATCTATCGCAAAGTCACAAGTGTGAGTGTCTTTGATTGCATTACTCTCATACAAACTCAATGCATTCATGGCAATGATGTGTAAACCTAATTATTTTGCAGTTCATATAATAACCCAAAACTTAATTCCATGATTTCCTGTTAATTAATTTCCCATTTCTTCCTCTGCAGGGTATAAAGCCAGCAAGCTTTGATAAAGTGAATGACCCAGAGATCAAGGAGATCATTGAAGGCTGCATTCGCCAGAACAAGAGCCAGAGGTATGCAGATTTTACTTTCATAACATGACATACTGCACTGTCTCATGCAGAATTCCTAATAGGGCTGATAAAACATGCTGGTGCCTGTTTCACTACCCCTGCTCTGTTTGTTGCCTCTCCCTTGACAGACTTTCCATCCGAGACCTCCTTAACCACGCATTCTTTGGGGAGGACACAGGGGTCCGGGTAGAGCTTGCAGAGGAGGACACAGGCACCCAAGACTGTCTGGCTCTTCGTATTTGGGTTGAAGAGCCCAAGAAGCTAAAGGGGAAGCACAAAGACAATGAGGCCATCGAATTCAGCTATGACCTGGAGAATGATAGCGCTGAGGAAGTGGCTCTTGAGATGGTGAGACACTTGATGAATTTACATCTGAACTAGTATAAACAGGGTTCATGTGGGGGCCCTGTGTGGGATATGGCAGACTGGAAAAACAGGCTTTGATGCTTCAAAGTTTGCAGAGGGAAATCCATCAGCTCATTAATCAGCCATTTCAAGGTACCTCCTTCTGACCTAGATTTCCTCAGCCTAACTCTAGTcattaatctctctctctctctgtctgtccctttcAGGTGAAGTCAGGATTCTTCCATGAGAGTGATGCCAAGGTGGTGGGGAAATCCATCCGGGACCGAGTAAATCTGATCAAAAAGTCACGAGAGCGTcgacagcagcagctgctccagcagcagcagggcttCGAAGAAAGGAGAGACTCCACTCTCACCTCCTACACCTTTTCTCATCCATCCTGCCCATCCTCAATGGGGCCTGGGGCAGCTGGACAAACcgcaggtggaggaggagggcaggagTCTGAGGAGCTGCCTGAAGTGGACCAACATGTCAGACAGCAGCATATTTTCAGTGGTACAGCCCTTAGTCTGCCAGGTAGAGTATGCATCTTCATgatatatgtaatatatttcATCCCCTGTTGTCTATGAAAGAGGTATGCTATAAGTTAATACCTTGTTACATTCcctcttccttttttaaattgtctttcACTCAGAAGGAGAGAGCATTGGGTCTGCCAGCTGTGAATCTTATGCAAGTGGACAAAGCCAGGCGTACTCTCAGCAAGGGGAATCATACACCCACTCCCAGACCGTTCTCCCCCCTACCGCATCTGTACGTCTATATGTTGTTTTCCTCTTGTTCATAAATCATACCAAGTTAGTGATAAATCATTGTTTGAAATTACTGTATTGATAACCACATTGTTAATTAACCATTTTCTTGCACTGCAGAGCACTGGTGCGTTGGCTCATCATCAAATGCTCCCCATTGGTGAGAGTGGAAGTGTTCCAAATGTGCCTATTGGTCAGAGTGTTAGCATGTCCAGCATGCCCGTGGGCCAAAGTGGAGGGGGGCCTGTTGGTCAGGCGTATCTTCAGCCCAGTACCATGGTTCCACAGGTATCACCAAGTGTCCCTCAACAATATTTTCAGGTGAAAATGGTTATGATACTAATAAGTATTAAAATAACAGCCATATTTACTCTGTggctacattttacattaaTGGAAGTAAAGCTATGGTTCCACTACtccatcacattttgggttctTTTCCCTCAAGTAACTATTCACACGCCTTTAAATCATCCTCATAATCCTCTGAGATTGACCATCTGATTTAGGCTGGGGCGGTATTAAGGTGTTACGGTATActagggtatttagaaatccagaAGGCATGATTTTCAATACCGTCAAAAATACTAACGCTCCTcttctattaaactgatacggagatgctgtattgaaggGATGTACTGTAGTGCACAGCacacaccaccagaggtcagtctataggtggaacaggcagctgagctgagaaagatgacGACTGCAAGTGGTGGGGATTACGTTACAGGagtagtaaaaaagaaaaatgcctctGCCCCTGTTTGGAAGTTTTTCCACATACAACTTTATCTGGAGATGACAAGACATCATATCCTTTTAGCCCACTGATGTGTTAGTATCCGTCAAAGCAACGGGTGTCATTGAGTCGTCCAGAAAGAAGGGCGATTATTTCCTTTGTATTCATGTTTCTATGGGCCTTAAGTATTTATACATGGTAAAGTTACTTCAGTCACTCATttttacattcttttttttttttttacacaaattcTTCAAATATTGTATTCCCCGGTGAAATATCAGGAACATAtgaatgtttgaaaaaaaaaaaagtataccGCTCTAGCCTAATCTGACTCTATGCTGTTAGGTTTCCCCCAGGAGATCAGTTAGTGGAGGTGGTAAAATTTAATGGTCTAACAGCCTCTATAATTAATTTGCCATGTAAAATAGTGCCATGGCTCTTTTTACCTGAGGgttaatgttttattaaagtTAATTAAAGTGTAAGAGCTCATTtgcataaacacataaaaaccaTTCCTAAAATGAGTACACCGACACTAGTTTGATTGATATTCGCTTGatgcacaaaaaagaaaacatgatcttataaaatatataataattgaGATATGTTTTTACAAATAAACCTTCATGTGAGGCAGCCCACCTCTGCTATCATACTCTGTGGAAAACTGGCTGTATAAAATTAATTGTGTTGATAATTGATGCTCCTTGCCAAAGCTTAATCTTGCCTAATTTTTCTaccactttctttttcctcctctttcaaCACCAATCATCATTCTGTCATGATCACTGAGCAGTCACAAACATTCCCATCAGATGCATTTCAAACTGCCACACCCCATGGGTCATTGGCCCCCTCACAGTCATACATACCCCCTGTTTCCCCACAAGCACCCAGTAGTGTTCTCACTACATCCATGTCAGTCAGTGATCCTACTGGACTAGGGGGGACCATTGTGCCCCTCGTTCAGCAGACCCAGCCCCCCGCCACTCCCATGCAGCTCACTGACATCATTCCCCAGGCAGCACCCCAGCAAACACAGCCTGTCGTGATCCCTCTGCAGACTATTGTCCAACAACAACAGATAGGGATGGATCCCCAGGCCTCCAcccttcagcagcagcagcaacagcaaatgGAGGCCCAGGCCACTCTGCTTGAACAACAACAAGTTAGTGCCAGTCAGCCACCGACGGAACATCAGCCACAGAGCCTTTCAGCTACAGCTGCCCAGAAACATCAACATGAGCCTCCGCAGCAGATCTATGTACAACAGACTATTCCACCAGTCCACACAACTCCTCAGCAGCAAGTATTACCTACACAACCAGGTATGGAGCAGCGACCTATGTCAATGCCACAGCCAGGGGAGCAACCTCAGACTTACAAACAGCAACCAACAGGGGATCCTCGTGAGCAGACCATGATACAACCACAACTGCAACAACTTCAGCAAACTCTGttacaacagcagcaacaacaagtTTTACTGCTTGAGCAACATCAGACGTATGTCCAGCAACAAATTGATCAGCAGCAACAAAAAGCACTGCTTCAACAACAACAGGCCCAACTGCAACAACATCAACTGGAGCAACAGCAAGCACTTATACACAAGCAATTGTTGGATCAGCATCAGCAGCAAACTCTTATTCAACAGCAACAAGAGCAGCAACAGCCAGGTCTTGTACAACAACAGCAACCACAACAGGCACTTTTACAACATCAGTTAGAGCAGCCTCCTCTACAGCAACAGCAGCCAAATCAGTTGTATCAACAAATTGGACAACACCAAACTGGAATACAAACAGAACTAGAGAAGCAACAGCAAAGtggacaacagcagcaacaaattGTATTGCAGCAGCAGCCCCAGCAGGCTCAACAGCAAAAGGAACAATTGCAGCAGCAAGCCTTACTCCGACAAAtagaacaacagcagcagcaagcacTGATACAACAGCATCTGCAACAGCAGGCTATTTTgcaacagcaacagctacaacaGAAAGCTCAgctacagcaacagcaacatgaGCAGCAACAGGTGCAGCTCAAACAGCAgctagagcagcagcagcaagctcTGTTGCAGCAACAGTTAGAGCAACAGCGTCAGCAACAAGTCCTGTTACAACAACAGCAAGCAGAGAGGCTACAGCAACAGGCTCTGTTACAGCAACAGATTcaagagcagcagcaacaagCAGCCATCATTCAACTTCAGCAAACTGAGAAGCAAGAGGCTGTCCCTATTCCACAAAGTAACAGTGAGCAGCAGATTCAGCAGCAACTGACTGACATACAGCATGCATGTATCCCACAACTAAATGCCCCTCAGTTTACGCCTCATTCCACTTTCATACAGCAGCAAGtgatggagcagcagcagccagcaaCATTAatccatcagcagcagcaagcaTTTGTTGCCCAGCCGCAGCATCACACCTCTGCAATGGAACCTCATATCCCAGTTGGAGCTCCAGCCAGCACTGAGGTGATTCAGCACCAAACTCAAATTGTCCCACAGGCTCAGGTCCCCATGGCCATGCAGACTACGCACATCCCGATCCAGACGCCTGCTGTTGTTCAAGCTCAAGTCCTTGCCCACCAAGGACAAAGTGAGGCTCATCCTCCAAACCAGGTCCCAGTCCAACTTATAGCCCAGTCCACCGCTCAAGCAGCTCAAGCTATGATTGAGGCCCAAGTATCTCCTCCTGCGGCAGTGATCCAGGGGCAGACTCACCAGACCATCCAGACCCAGCAAATTCCCTTACAGACGAGTTACCCAGGACCTGCCACTCTCACACAGAGCCAGGCAACTGCTCAGCCATTAATCCAGACTCAGCCTCTGCATCTGACAGTAAGCCAGTCCCAGCCACCACATGGTCAGGGCCCAACTGTGGACATTCATATGATGGGCCAACAAACCCAAGCTACTGTCCAGCCTCCAGCTGCAATTACCTCAATTCCCAGTCAGATCCAACATGAGACCCTTGTTCAGCAAAATGCTCAAATGGCAGTGCTCATGCAACCCCAGCTCCAGCAGCAAACTCAAGGCCAGCCACCTAGCCAGATGCATGCTCAGACTGCTGCTGGCCTTTTGACCTCTCAGTATGTCCCTCAGCCTACCCACCAAGCCATGCCATCTGTACAACAGGATATAACTCATattacacaacagcagcagcaacaacaagagCCAGTACTGCAATATCAGCAGATGATTCTGTCTCCTGGCTCAGCTGGAAGTGTTGGAACTACAGCAGATAGTCTCACCTCTGTAGTTGACCCTGCAAACTTTGTCGCCACTTCTCATCCTGTGCAGCAGGCTGGACAAGCCTATGGTCCAGGCCAAACAACACTGCAGCCAGTTGTTCAGGCTCAGCAGCAGCCCCTAGGAAGCACTGCTGACCCTTCTGTCATTCAACAGATCTCCCAGCCTCCTATACCTCAGTCTGCTGTGCAGTaccagcaacagctacagaagCTTTCTCAAGCGCAGCAACCACTagctccagctcctccacaGACCCAGTCACTGGCACAGCCCATCCCAACTCCCATTCAGCAACAACTTCCTGTACAGCAGGCTTTGATGCCCCATGACGAGAGTCAGCTGCCCTCACAGTGCCCACCTGCTTCACATCTGGTGACCCATCCTTCTGCACAGATAGGCCCCAGCAGTGTTGCAGATCCGCAGTCTCAGAACAGGAACCTGCCCCTCTATAGTCATCTAGTGGCAGGCGCCCCTCCATCTCCGCAGCACCAAGCCAAGCAGATACtgccagctcacacacacacacaaaccagcaTTCAGGCCCAAACAAACTCCCAAACACAGACACTTGTTCAGACACAGGCTCATTCTCACACTCAGACATCCACTGAAACACCTATTGCTGAACAGCCTGTTCAACCCCATGCCGTCTTTCCTGCACAACAAATGCCCCTCAGCCCCTCTCACACCTCATGTCCCCCAACATCACTACCATCTCTCCCTTTCCTACCACCCCACCAACctgctgctgcctccctgccagACCTGCCTACATCTCCGCCAGCGGCCCAGGTAACCTTACCAGGGCAGGCCGACTTTATacccacctcccctcctcctgtCACTACTCTACAATCGCTTGATTCTAATGCCCCCAACCTGCCCCAAGCCTCGCTGCAAGACTGTGATCTTACCCTGCTGGGCATTGCTCAGGTACAGGAAGAATGAAAGTTTGCTGTATTAATTAAGAAATAATTTTACTTTGCTGACATACTGGCAGAATGATTGAGAGTACTGCTGTCTAATTATTTGAGAAAGCTTTGACTTTTCCTTTTTGATTCAAACTAGCAAGTGTTAAATCTTAAAACATGAGTATATTCATAGAACTGTACATTTGTTACTAAATGTATTATCCATTATTACATTATAGTTTTACTTGCATTTGATGTTgctaatgtttttgtgtgtattttttctgtGTACCTGCGTACTCCTTTGTGTCTGTATTCGTGTTACTCTACAGGATGGTCCATACCTGTCAAGTACAGAACGTCATTCTTCGTCAGGGTATGTCTGTTATCGTTACTGTCTGGTGTTAGCTCTGTTCACTGGGAATAGTTGTCGCATTTCCAATCATGAATCATGTCCATCcttcaattaaaaaatgttatgaATACTGATACTGAGAGATTCTAAAAGGCTCAATTTTAAAGCTGCTTAACaaggcaaaaaatgttgatgttaaagTAATACTTCATCTCTCAGATAATCATTTGTGTATCCGTTATTCACCTCATGTTACCTTTATTTTATggagaaagctttgtttttctcacatgcatCTACAGAGAACAAGGAACCATCTGTTTACcatctctcacacaactcgtgcagtataatccaagtctcatttatctagttgTGTGCTCAGTGCTTCCTAACCAAGtgtatttttgctaaaacctcaTGATTTTATACCCTTCCGCCAACGGGTTCATGCAAGGACTAGTAGCATGCCTATGGTATAAGTTGGATTTATGTGGAGGCAAAAAtccatgtgtttgggaagtactacGCAAACAAAATTGGATAATTTTTTTCGCTTGTTTCTTCATTTACCACCTGCACAAAATGCTGGTACAGAAAAAGTTgattataaaatatttaaatgtacagcatgtaaataaatatatatacatcaCATGTACACATTTTCAGAGACTTACAGACAGTACTGTTACAGTATGTGTTCAGTGTCTTGTTCTGGGACCAGTTTACATCATTACCATACTATCTTACCACCCACAGGTCTGTCCCAGCAAATGGAGAAGAAACTCTTCAGCTTTTGGCCAATGGGAAGTTAGAGAAATTAAAGACTCAAAGAAGAGCTTCCTGTCAGAGGCCTGAGAAAGTTTCACATCAGTTTCAACTGAGCATGCTCCAGGtgaaaataacagcaacaaatgACCCCCTGTACCGCTAAATTGATGTATAACAATAGATTTTGAAAAGGACAACTATGTAAATTTAATTTGTCTTGCCCTCCCTAGGTGTCAGGCAGCGGGGACAATATGGTGGAATGCCAGTTGGAAACCCATACCAATAAGATGGTGACATTCAAATTTGACATTGAAGGGGATGCACCGGAGGACATAGCAGATTACATGGTAGACTGTTCATGTATTTCCTTCATCTGCATTGATTGTAAAAGGTAATCATTCTAAGCTGATTGCTGTTTGGTTGCATTTTGTTTATAGGTGGAGGAGGACTTTGTCCTTGATATAGAGAAAGAAAAATTTGTTGAGGAGCTTAGATCCATAGTTAAGAAAGCTCATGAAATTCTTCAAACACATTCACAGGTATGTTGATTTCTATATTTCCATCatctttcttctctgtttttgATTGAATAATGATGCATCTTAATCTTCATCTCTTTTTTAGACTGGATCAACTGATCAGTTGCATGTGAGCACTCCCACTAGCTCTACAAGTGAGTTATGAATATATTGTTTCTTAGTCACAAAAAAGTGGCACTACACAATGAGGAGAAATGCTAGACGTTCAATAACTTGACTTGTTATAAGTCGTAAAATATCTTAATGATTTTCAGTGGACTCGGTGCCTCATTCTTCCCCAGTGGGACGCTGGCGCTTCTTTATCAACCAGACCATCCGCCATAGAGACTCTCTATCCAGTCAGGGTGCAGGTGCACCATCACCCACTGCAGAGATGAGGACACCTCAGTCTCCTAAAACAGAGAAAGGTGAGCTCTATCCAGGTCCATTTTAATGCTGTGGCTTATTAACATGACTGATTTGGCAGCATAACAGAAACTAACCATGTGCTCCTCTCTGCGGCTG
This genomic stretch from Epinephelus moara isolate mb chromosome 16, YSFRI_EMoa_1.0, whole genome shotgun sequence harbors:
- the si:dkey-151g10.3 gene encoding serine/threonine-protein kinase WNK2 isoform X1, producing the protein MATDPGEPTGTEDSSEKPDGQKEEDTEREGRADPQRERTHSTPSDVLSSQTQERKATDGAIRGGGGGGGGRGGGEASKEGEENPDRPISFSTPSLPVDTGQKRLRREKRFFRKSVEICEEDDEVEVPPEAPHSAPHLELRSSDTVFTSSAQQQGAASSCAAMGHDPSCPSPSQEPGKDAPSSAPTQRVKERDREQEEEAEMKAVATSPGGRFLKFDIELGRGAFKTVYKGLDTETWVEVAWCELQDRKLTKAEQQRFKEEAEMLKGLQHPNIVRFYDSWESVLRGKKCIVLVTELMTSGTLKTYLKRFKVMKPKVLRSWCRQILKGLHFLHTRTPPIVHRDLKCDNIFITGPTGSVKIGDLGLATLMRTSFAKSVIGTPEFMAPEMYEEHYDESVDVYAFGMCMLEMATSEYPYSECQNAAQIYRKVTSGIKPASFDKVNDPEIKEIIEGCIRQNKSQRLSIRDLLNHAFFGEDTGVRVELAEEDTGTQDCLALRIWVEEPKKLKGKHKDNEAIEFSYDLENDSAEEVALEMVKSGFFHESDAKVVGKSIRDRVNLIKKSRERRQQQLLQQQQGFEERRDSTLTSYTFSHPSCPSSMGPGAAGQTAGGGGGQESEELPEVDQHVRQQHIFSGTALSLPEGESIGSASCESYASGQSQAYSQQGESYTHSQTVLPPTASSTGALAHHQMLPIGESGSVPNVPIGQSVSMSSMPVGQSGGGPVGQAYLQPSTMVPQVSPSVPQQYFQSQTFPSDAFQTATPHGSLAPSQSYIPPVSPQAPSSVLTTSMSVSDPTGLGGTIVPLVQQTQPPATPMQLTDIIPQAAPQQTQPVVIPLQTIVQQQQIGMDPQASTLQQQQQQQMEAQATLLEQQQVSASQPPTEHQPQSLSATAAQKHQHEPPQQIYVQQTIPPVHTTPQQQVLPTQPGMEQRPMSMPQPGEQPQTYKQQPTGDPREQTMIQPQLQQLQQTLLQQQQQQVLLLEQHQTYVQQQIDQQQQKALLQQQQAQLQQHQLEQQQALIHKQLLDQHQQQTLIQQQQEQQQPGLVQQQQPQQALLQHQLEQPPLQQQQPNQLYQQIGQHQTGIQTELEKQQQSGQQQQQIVLQQQPQQAQQQKEQLQQQALLRQIEQQQQQALIQQHLQQQAILQQQQLQQKAQLQQQQHEQQQVQLKQQLEQQQQALLQQQLEQQRQQQVLLQQQQAERLQQQALLQQQIQEQQQQAAIIQLQQTEKQEAVPIPQSNSEQQIQQQLTDIQHACIPQLNAPQFTPHSTFIQQQVMEQQQPATLIHQQQQAFVAQPQHHTSAMEPHIPVGAPASTEVIQHQTQIVPQAQVPMAMQTTHIPIQTPAVVQAQVLAHQGQSEAHPPNQVPVQLIAQSTAQAAQAMIEAQVSPPAAVIQGQTHQTIQTQQIPLQTSYPGPATLTQSQATAQPLIQTQPLHLTVSQSQPPHGQGPTVDIHMMGQQTQATVQPPAAITSIPSQIQHETLVQQNAQMAVLMQPQLQQQTQGQPPSQMHAQTAAGLLTSQYVPQPTHQAMPSVQQDITHITQQQQQQQEPVLQYQQMILSPGSAGSVGTTADSLTSVVDPANFVATSHPVQQAGQAYGPGQTTLQPVVQAQQQPLGSTADPSVIQQISQPPIPQSAVQYQQQLQKLSQAQQPLAPAPPQTQSLAQPIPTPIQQQLPVQQALMPHDESQLPSQCPPASHLVTHPSAQIGPSSVADPQSQNRNLPLYSHLVAGAPPSPQHQAKQILPAHTHTQTSIQAQTNSQTQTLVQTQAHSHTQTSTETPIAEQPVQPHAVFPAQQMPLSPSHTSCPPTSLPSLPFLPPHQPAAASLPDLPTSPPAAQVTLPGQADFIPTSPPPVTTLQSLDSNAPNLPQASLQDCDLTLLGIAQDGPYLSSTERHSSSGSVPANGEETLQLLANGKLEKLKTQRRASCQRPEKVSHQFQLSMLQVSGSGDNMVECQLETHTNKMVTFKFDIEGDAPEDIADYMVEEDFVLDIEKEKFVEELRSIVKKAHEILQTHSQTGSTDQLHVSTPTSSTMDSVPHSSPVGRWRFFINQTIRHRDSLSSQGAGAPSPTAEMRTPQSPKTEKESEGSQSLESLTGIASPLCPSLSATSPPVSTVSAPASMAPSVTAAPAPHTAASESISAPASTLEASVPVTASGGLELPVLTSASVDQIPSVPASIAIPAAANLPTLSTAPTVVSPTPITILPDVLTSPGSSGCSTVGQSIGDTVTTAPRSCVPAVDQSSTSFHSPPPAAAVTSSAVSQLGMEQQQTLTQVAKPAVQQPQQPQPQLQPALQQQLPVVQQQQLQAMQLEQQAQQIQQATMQQQQQSQHQAYQEQIQLQQERALQQSLQQLQHQQLMQQQIPLQQQLTEVQVLPRQGHTELLQQSVQSLQQFLPPMPLQQTQQPLLQQQTPQFTQQLLQQPLLQQLPQQVMAPQAAVVPQQQAHIDHQQQQQLNLQQTIHLQQQQMVQQQLQQQQQQLFMGAVALKTDQSQMLPLSISQQFLQQQAQLNVSPVPQQQIPQQVQIPAELAQQHIQSQKQLQHTEQQQEVVKAMDTPQKQQQFTLQKQSSLQMSESEVSTGETSFTEDTCSYSTPFHPSSDSSLPPLHLGTTEAPLPALSLTMTPSPAQPSSVAESDSEGPPKIEFVDNRIKTLDEKLRNLLYQEYSSGAAPTGGAASGPTSAASTSAGGDESSEPQSLHHLSFPPPASSSDTSPHSSTSSTSSTTSRSSSTSPDPERDGGGEKASLEVPNLAEIGPVEQQPGPSLPSTSASSTPPTSLLPPNQDDPAGPQRPPVPGEPTILAVPPHSDTSTTGDASWPPNQHPIPLRHGQQKHNAGGGYFGLNLTCPSIRNPVSKKSWTRKFKNWACKLRHSASLFKKPRVQQEGRSSSQALAEEKEAPPLNPPHSRKGRFQVTPVPQSSPPKAAPSGHGSTQRKVGRFSVTQAETKKEDRQTDSSPVSPDLERERRRSRAKEGEKDESKRTPAMAHLPRGHGHSHSPLGSSDDEDESELEDEELRKELHKLREKHIKEVVSLQAQQNRELQELYRQLRSLKDQRQSLPVSLSRTPPLPTGPPILSPRRPRPAKIKLRARPHSHMDNNGVTHSGIQQSSSFSGSEQSRLPLYCNPEHCTSLPAKRDHSPLRKSTFTDELHKLVDNWTKEAVGPTPPKPSLNQIKQIQQVQELGGWSQTTEVAPSGWFPVAPLNPQAPPTPTSLPVAAPSQYTGGGNLSTLPSPGPPTQTHMAQVPQMQQSLHLHQSLPLQQMTYQQSPIRQQIPQPRMQTPMQSQSLPQTQPVTQLPQSPPQSQPLLPSQMPTSPVSTAASLLPGSGTTAPTDSTAATGGTFCSCPSPSSTSSSSCSTAALPSSAKIHPTPPTSTLPLGQK
- the si:dkey-151g10.3 gene encoding serine/threonine-protein kinase WNK2 isoform X4, whose translation is MATDPGEPTGTEDSSEKPDGQKEEDTEREGRADPQRERTHSTPSDVLSSQTQERKATDGAIRGGGGGGGGRGGGEASKEGEENPDRPISFSTPSLPVDTGQKRLRREKRFFRKSVEICEEDDEVEVPPEAPHSAPHLELRSSDTVFTSSAQQQGAASSCAAMGHDPSCPSPSQEPGKDAPSSAPTQRVKERDREQEEEAEMKAVATSPGGRFLKFDIELGRGAFKTVYKGLDTETWVEVAWCELQDRKLTKAEQQRFKEEAEMLKGLQHPNIVRFYDSWESVLRGKKCIVLVTELMTSGTLKTYLKRFKVMKPKVLRSWCRQILKGLHFLHTRTPPIVHRDLKCDNIFITGPTGSVKIGDLGLATLMRTSFAKSVIGTPEFMAPEMYEEHYDESVDVYAFGMCMLEMATSEYPYSECQNAAQIYRKVTSGIKPASFDKVNDPEIKEIIEGCIRQNKSQRLSIRDLLNHAFFGEDTGVRVELAEEDTGTQDCLALRIWVEEPKKLKGKHKDNEAIEFSYDLENDSAEEVALEMVKSGFFHESDAKVVGKSIRDRVNLIKKSRERRQQQLLQQQQGFEERRDSTLTSYTFSHPSCPSSMGPGAAGQTAGGGGGQESEELPEVDQHVRQQHIFSGTALSLPEGESIGSASCESYASGQSQAYSQQGESYTHSQTVLPPTASSTGALAHHQMLPIGESGSVPNVPIGQSVSMSSMPVGQSGGGPVGQAYLQPSTMVPQVSPSVPQQYFQSQTFPSDAFQTATPHGSLAPSQSYIPPVSPQAPSSVLTTSMSVSDPTGLGGTIVPLVQQTQPPATPMQLTDIIPQAAPQQTQPVVIPLQTIVQQQQIGMDPQASTLQQQQQQQMEAQATLLEQQQVSASQPPTEHQPQSLSATAAQKHQHEPPQQIYVQQTIPPVHTTPQQQVLPTQPGMEQRPMSMPQPGEQPQTYKQQPTGDPREQTMIQPQLQQLQQTLLQQQQQQVLLLEQHQTYVQQQIDQQQQKALLQQQQAQLQQHQLEQQQALIHKQLLDQHQQQTLIQQQQEQQQPGLVQQQQPQQALLQHQLEQPPLQQQQPNQLYQQIGQHQTGIQTELEKQQQSGQQQQQIVLQQQPQQAQQQKEQLQQQALLRQIEQQQQQALIQQHLQQQAILQQQQLQQKAQLQQQQHEQQQVQLKQQLEQQQQALLQQQLEQQRQQQVLLQQQQAERLQQQALLQQQIQEQQQQAAIIQLQQTEKQEAVPIPQSNSEQQIQQQLTDIQHACIPQLNAPQFTPHSTFIQQQVMEQQQPATLIHQQQQAFVAQPQHHTSAMEPHIPVGAPASTEVIQHQTQIVPQAQVPMAMQTTHIPIQTPAVVQAQVLAHQGQSEAHPPNQVPVQLIAQSTAQAAQAMIEAQVSPPAAVIQGQTHQTIQTQQIPLQTSYPGPATLTQSQATAQPLIQTQPLHLTVSQSQPPHGQGPTVDIHMMGQQTQATVQPPAAITSIPSQIQHETLVQQNAQMAVLMQPQLQQQTQGQPPSQMHAQTAAGLLTSQYVPQPTHQAMPSVQQDITHITQQQQQQQEPVLQYQQMILSPGSAGSVGTTADSLTSVVDPANFVATSHPVQQAGQAYGPGQTTLQPVVQAQQQPLGSTADPSVIQQISQPPIPQSAVQYQQQLQKLSQAQQPLAPAPPQTQSLAQPIPTPIQQQLPVQQALMPHDESQLPSQCPPASHLVTHPSAQIGPSSVADPQSQNRNLPLYSHLVAGAPPSPQHQAKQILPAHTHTQTSIQAQTNSQTQTLVQTQAHSHTQTSTETPIAEQPVQPHAVFPAQQMPLSPSHTSCPPTSLPSLPFLPPHQPAAASLPDLPTSPPAAQVTLPGQADFIPTSPPPVTTLQSLDSNAPNLPQASLQDCDLTLLGIAQDGPYLSSTERHSSSGSVPANGEETLQLLANGKLEKLKTQRRASCQRPEKVSHQFQLSMLQVSGSGDNMVECQLETHTNKMVTFKFDIEGDAPEDIADYMVEEDFVLDIEKEKFVEELRSIVKKAHEILQTHSQTGSTDQLHVSTPTSSTMDSVPHSSPVGRWRFFINQTIRHRDSLSSQGAGAPSPTAEMRTPQSPKTEKESEGSQSLESLTGIASPLCPSLSATSPPVSTVSAPASMAPSVTAAPAPHTAASESISAPASTLEASVPVTASGGLELPVLTSASVDQIPSVPASIAIPAAANLPTLSTAPTVVSPTPITILPDVLTSPGSSGCSTVGQSIGDTVTTAPRSCVPAVDQSSTSFHSPPPAAAVTSSAVSQLGMEQQQTLTQVAKPAVQQPQQPQPQLQPALQQQLPVVQQQQLQAMQLEQQAQQIQQATMQQQQQSQHQAYQEQIQLQQERALQQSLQQLQHQQLMQQQIPLQQQLTEVQVLPRQGHTELLQQSVQSLQQFLPPMPLQQTQQPLLQQQTPQFTQQLLQQPLLQQLPQQVMAPQAAVVPQQQAHIDHQQQQQLNLQQTIHLQQQQMVQQQLQQQQQQLFMGAVALKTDQSQMLPLSISQQFLQQQAQLNVSPVPQQQIPQQVQIPAELAQQHIQSQKQLQHTEQQQEVVKAMDTPQKQQQFTLQKQSSLQMSESEVSTGETSFTEDTCSYSTPFHPSSDSSLPPLHLGTTEAPLPALSLTMTPSPAQPSSVAESDSEGPPKIEFVDNRIKTLDEKLRNLLYQEYSSGAAPTGGAASGPTSAASTSAGGDESSEPQSLHHLSFPPPASSSDTSPHSSTSSTSSTTSRSSSTSPDPERDGGGEKASLEVPNLAEIGPVEQQPGPSLPSTSASSTPPTSLLPPNQDDPAGPQRPPVPGEPTILAVPPHSDTSTTGDASWPPNQHPIPLRHGQQKHNAGEGRSSSQALAEEKEAPPLNPPHSRKGRFQVTPVPQSSPPKAAPSGHGSTQRKVGRFSVTQAETKKEDRQTDSSPVSPDLERERRRSRAKEGEKDESKRTPAMAHLPRGHGHSHSPLGSSDDEDESELEDEELRKELHKLREKHIKEVVSLQAQQNRELQELYRQLRSLKDQRQSLPVSLSRTPPLPTGPPILSPRRPRPAKIKLRARPHSHMDNNGVTHSGIQQSSSFSGSEQSRLPLYCNPEHCTSLPAKRDHSPLRKSTFTDELHKLVDNWTKEAVGPTPPKPSLNQIKQIQQVQELGGWSQTTEVAPSGWFPVAPLNPQAPPTPTSLPVAAPSQYTGGGNLSTLPSPGPPTQTHMAQVPQMQQSLHLHQSLPLQQMTYQQSPIRQQIPQPRMQTPMQSQSLPQTQPVTQLPQSPPQSQPLLPSQMPTSPVSTAASLLPGSGTTAPTDSTAATGGTFCSCPSPSSTSSSSCSTAALPSSAKIHPTPPTSTLPLGQK